Proteins from one Sarcophilus harrisii chromosome 2, mSarHar1.11, whole genome shotgun sequence genomic window:
- the MRPL46 gene encoding 39S ribosomal protein L46, mitochondrial: protein MAAPVRRVLYGAARGLGRPWRPRTLCAAAAAPGRSAVSPSGGSPWRLLGALCLQRPPIISQPLTPLQVEMAELLQQIEVEKSRYSDHEMRALEEIRKLERKKADIYDSDDDDDDDEKEILLTQDLEDTWEQTFLQFKPHPRVTEADQKNDRTSLHRKLDQNLVLLVKEKIGDQEMWILPHAEWQVGETLRETAERVLAILSQNSMEAKFLGNAPCGYYKFKFPQALRTENNIGAKVFFFKALLQNGELSQARNKDDHVWVSKEELGDYLKPKYLAQVRRFFMDI, encoded by the exons ATGGCGGCCCCCGTGAGGAGGGTGTTGTACGGCGCGGCGCGAGGCTTGGGGCGGCCGTGGCGCCCGCGGACCCTTTGTGCCGCCGCCGCTGCCCCCGGCAGGAGCGCGGTCTCCCCGAGCGGTGGGTCTCCGTGGCGCCTTCTGGGGGCGTTGTGTCTGCAGAGGCCTCCGATTATCTCGCAGCCTCTGACCCCTCTGCAGGTGGAGATGGCCGAACTGCTGCAGCAG ATTGAGGTGGAAAAAAGCCGATATTCGGACCATGAGATGCGTGCCTTGGAAGAAATACGGAAATTGGAGAGGAAGAAAGCCGACATTTATGactctgatgatgatgatgatgatgacgaaaaagaaattttgttaacaCAAGATTTGGAAGACACATGGGAGCAGACATTCTTGCAATTCAAACCTCATCCTCGGGTAACag AAGCTGATCAAAAAAATGACCGAACCTCATTGCATAGAAAGTTAGACCAAAACCTGGTGCTtttggtcaaagagaaaataggagaTCAGGAAATGTGGATACTACCACATGCAGAATGGCAGGTTGGGGAGACTCTGCGTGAAACTGCTGAGCGGGTTCTTGCTATTCTCTCAC AAAATAGTATGGAAGCCAAATTCCTAGGAAACGCGCCCTGTGGTTATTACAAGTTTAAGTTTCCTCAGGCTTTAAGGACAGAGAACAACATAGGAGCCAAAGTGTTCTTTTTCAAAGCTTTACTACAAAATGGAGAGCTCTCCCAAGCCAGGAATAAGGACGACCATGTTTGGGTCAGCAAGGAGGAACTGGGTGATTACCTGAAACCAAAATATTTGGCACAGGTTAGGAGATTTTTTATGGACATCTGA